A region of Rhodanobacteraceae bacterium DNA encodes the following proteins:
- a CDS encoding Adenylate kinase — translation MRIVLLGAPGSGKGTQAKRLKVELGIAHISTGDLLRAAVAGGTPLGLKAKAVMESGQLVSDGIVLGLLEERLAQPDTRPGFILDGYPRNLAQANALDELLARLGQPLDAVVKLNVPDAAIVKRCEIRFEQEHRADDNPDTVRKRLQVYAAQTAPVADFYSKRGLLTEIDGVGAIEAIGDRVLAALRARA, via the coding sequence ATGCGCATCGTATTGCTCGGCGCGCCCGGATCGGGCAAGGGCACCCAGGCCAAGCGGCTGAAGGTGGAACTCGGGATTGCGCACATCTCCACCGGCGACCTGCTGCGCGCGGCGGTCGCGGGCGGCACGCCACTCGGACTGAAGGCGAAGGCCGTGATGGAATCCGGGCAACTGGTTTCCGACGGCATCGTGCTGGGCTTGCTGGAAGAGCGCCTCGCGCAACCCGACACCAGGCCCGGGTTCATCCTCGATGGTTATCCGCGCAACCTCGCACAGGCCAATGCGCTGGACGAACTGCTTGCGCGGCTCGGCCAGCCGCTGGATGCGGTGGTGAAGTTGAACGTTCCGGATGCCGCCATCGTCAAGCGTTGCGAGATCCGCTTCGAGCAGGAACATCGCGCCGACGACAACCCGGACACCGTGCGCAAGCGCCTGCAGGTGTATGCCGCGCAAACCGCACCGGTTGCGGATTTCTATTCGAAGCGCGGCCTCTTGACCGAAATCGACGGCGTCGGTGCGATCGAAGCCATCGGCGACCGCGTGCTCGCCGCGCTGCGCGCGCGCGCTTGA
- a CDS encoding DUF192 domain-containing protein, which translates to MRTVSWLLPAVLASALACVACAATPTIVAPGTPSVTLRGRVFSVEIATTPAEQEHGLMDRTSMPADHGMLFVFPDSEPRTFWMKNTLIPLDMLFFDDTYRLVTIQADAQPCQADPCKLYPSSAPARYVLELNAGMAAKLGARIGDMITFSGVPSGSQ; encoded by the coding sequence ATGCGCACGGTTTCGTGGTTGCTCCCCGCCGTCCTGGCATCCGCGCTGGCCTGCGTTGCCTGCGCGGCCACGCCGACGATCGTCGCCCCAGGCACCCCCAGCGTGACGCTGCGCGGCCGCGTCTTCAGCGTGGAAATCGCCACCACACCCGCCGAACAGGAGCACGGCTTGATGGACCGCACTTCGATGCCGGCAGATCACGGGATGCTGTTCGTGTTCCCCGATTCGGAGCCCCGCACGTTCTGGATGAAGAACACCCTGATCCCGCTGGACATGCTGTTCTTCGATGATACATACCGGCTGGTCACGATCCAGGCCGACGCCCAACCGTGCCAAGCCGATCCGTGCAAGCTGTATCCGAGCAGTGCGCCGGCGCGCTACGTGCTGGAACTCAACGCGGGGATGGCGGCGAAACTCGGCGCGCGCATCGGCGACATGATCACCTTCTCCGGCGTACCTTCCGGCAGCCAATGA
- a CDS encoding Twin-arginine translocation protein TatC — MATPDHQREPDSDKDSGFDLEQGLFSHLLELRSRLIKAIGCVVLVLVGLVPFANKLYGWLAEPLVRRLPQGAHLIATQVASPFLTPLKLAFYIALFASMPVIVYQLWAFVSPGLYRHEKRLARPLLVASVLLFYCGCAFAYFLVLPAAFRFLTMVTPPGVEMMTDITHYLDFVMLVFFAFGLCFEIPVIQVVLAAVGIVNIQRLKSWRRYAIVVAAAVAAVITPPDITSMLLLLIPMVILYELGIVAVRVLVKPGPATDAAGQTP, encoded by the coding sequence ATGGCGACGCCTGACCACCAACGCGAGCCGGACTCCGACAAGGATTCCGGTTTCGACCTCGAACAGGGCCTGTTCTCGCACCTGCTGGAATTGCGCTCGCGCCTGATCAAGGCGATCGGTTGCGTGGTGCTGGTGCTGGTCGGCCTCGTCCCGTTTGCCAACAAGCTGTACGGATGGCTGGCCGAACCGTTGGTGCGGCGCCTGCCGCAGGGCGCGCACCTGATTGCCACGCAGGTCGCCAGCCCGTTCCTCACCCCGCTGAAGCTGGCGTTCTACATCGCGCTGTTCGCCAGCATGCCGGTGATCGTCTACCAGTTGTGGGCGTTCGTGAGTCCCGGCCTGTACCGGCACGAGAAACGGCTGGCGCGCCCGTTGCTGGTGGCATCGGTGCTGTTGTTCTACTGCGGCTGTGCGTTCGCGTATTTCCTGGTGTTGCCGGCCGCGTTCCGGTTCCTGACCATGGTGACGCCGCCGGGCGTCGAGATGATGACCGACATCACGCACTATCTCGATTTCGTGATGCTGGTGTTCTTCGCGTTCGGGCTGTGCTTCGAGATCCCGGTGATCCAGGTCGTGCTGGCCGCCGTGGGCATCGTGAACATCCAGCGCCTCAAAAGCTGGCGGCGTTACGCGATCGTCGTCGCGGCTGCGGTCGCGGCGGTCATCACGCCGCCCGACATCACCTCGATGCTGCTGCTGTTGATCCCGATGGTGATCCTGTACGAGCTCGGCATCGTCGCGGTGCGCGTGCTGGTGAAACCCGGACCCGCGACGGATGCCGCGGGGCAGACGCCCTGA
- a CDS encoding Ferrochelatase, protoheme ferro-lyase, producing the protein MPRYLGFDTTPERLVTAKTAVLLVNLGTPAAPTTDAVRDYLAEFLSDPRIVELPRWLWWPILHGYILRTRPARSAEAYAKIWRNDGSPLLVFGERLKDAVRARIDRVMPGNAEVALAMTYGEPSVAAAIESLMARGVRRLLVFPLFPQYSATSTGAAIDAVTRTLQTLRWPPELRTIGDYHTDAGYLAALVGSVQAHWAQHGRGEKLLLSFHGIPEKYAKAGDPYPDQCRETARRLGDALGLADDEWLVAFQSRLGRQPWLRPYTDETIEQLARQDVATLDVVCPGFAVDCLETLEEIALRYRATFLTNGGKQFHYIPALNDGSAHASALADMAVKQLAGWI; encoded by the coding sequence ATGCCCCGTTACCTCGGTTTCGATACCACGCCTGAACGCCTCGTCACCGCGAAGACGGCGGTGCTGCTGGTGAACCTGGGAACGCCGGCAGCACCGACCACGGACGCGGTGCGCGATTACCTGGCCGAGTTCCTGTCCGACCCGCGCATCGTGGAGTTGCCGCGCTGGCTCTGGTGGCCGATCCTGCACGGCTACATCCTGCGCACGCGGCCGGCCCGTTCGGCCGAAGCCTACGCCAAGATCTGGCGCAACGACGGCTCGCCGCTGCTGGTCTTCGGCGAACGCTTGAAGGATGCGGTGCGCGCCCGGATCGACCGCGTGATGCCGGGCAACGCCGAAGTCGCGCTGGCGATGACCTACGGCGAGCCTTCGGTCGCCGCAGCGATCGAATCCCTGATGGCCAGGGGCGTGCGCCGCCTGCTGGTATTCCCGTTGTTTCCGCAATACTCGGCGACGTCCACCGGCGCCGCGATCGACGCCGTGACGCGCACGCTGCAGACGCTGCGCTGGCCGCCCGAACTGCGCACCATCGGCGACTACCACACCGATGCCGGCTATCTGGCGGCGCTGGTCGGCAGCGTGCAGGCGCACTGGGCCCAACACGGCCGCGGCGAAAAATTGCTGCTGAGCTTCCATGGCATCCCGGAAAAATACGCCAAAGCCGGCGACCCCTATCCGGATCAATGCAGGGAAACGGCCCGCCGCCTTGGCGATGCGCTGGGCTTGGCCGACGACGAATGGCTGGTGGCGTTCCAATCGCGGCTCGGCCGGCAACCCTGGTTGCGGCCGTACACCGACGAGACGATCGAACAACTCGCGCGGCAGGATGTCGCAACCCTGGATGTGGTCTGCCCGGGCTTCGCCGTGGATTGCCTGGAAACCCTCGAAGAAATCGCGCTGCGCTACCGCGCCACGTTCCTCACCAACGGCGGAAAACAATTTCACTACATCCCGGCGCTCAACGATGGCAGCGCACACGCATCGGCGCTCGCGGACATGGCGGTCAAGCAATTGGCAGGCTGGATCTGA
- a CDS encoding Thiamin-phosphate pyrophosphorylase, whose translation MNPPPARHGRMPAKGLYAITDGPRDDLIDAARAALEGGAALLQYRDKTRDAERRLRETRALVEQCSTFAVPLIVNDDAELARAGGAAGVHLGEDDADVADARALLRDRAIIGVSCYDSLQRARDAATAGADYLAFGAFFPTSTKSGTRHATPALLREARSLGLPLVAIGGISPDNGGPLVDAGADFLAVISGVFGARDIRAAARRYAKLFLPRMDTDQHG comes from the coding sequence ATGAACCCACCCCCCGCGCGCCACGGCCGCATGCCCGCCAAGGGCCTGTACGCCATCACCGACGGTCCCCGCGACGACCTGATCGACGCGGCGCGCGCGGCGCTGGAAGGCGGGGCCGCGCTGCTGCAATACCGTGACAAAACCCGCGACGCAGAGCGCCGGTTGCGCGAAACGCGGGCACTGGTCGAGCAGTGCAGCACATTCGCCGTGCCGCTGATCGTCAACGACGACGCAGAACTCGCCCGTGCCGGGGGCGCGGCGGGCGTGCATCTGGGCGAGGATGACGCCGACGTCGCCGATGCTCGGGCTTTGCTCAGAGATCGCGCGATCATCGGTGTGTCGTGTTACGACTCGCTGCAGCGCGCGCGCGACGCCGCAACGGCGGGTGCGGACTACCTCGCGTTCGGGGCGTTCTTTCCGACCTCGACCAAATCGGGCACCCGCCACGCAACGCCGGCGTTGCTCCGCGAGGCGCGCAGTCTCGGTTTGCCGCTGGTGGCGATCGGCGGCATCAGTCCCGACAATGGCGGACCACTGGTCGACGCCGGCGCGGATTTCCTCGCCGTCATTTCGGGCGTCTTCGGCGCGCGCGACATCCGCGCCGCGGCCCGGCGGTATGCAAAGCTTTTCTTGCCACGGATGGACACGGATCAACACGGATGA
- a CDS encoding Lactoylglutathione lyase has product MKYLHSMVRVRDLDASLRFYCEGLGLREVRRKEVPQGRYTLVFLSAPGSPEAEIELTYNWDSNEDYRSARNFGHLAFRVEDIYATCARLQKMGVAINRPPRDGHMAFVRSPDLISIELLQQGDALPPAEPWKSMPNTGSW; this is encoded by the coding sequence ATGAAATACCTGCACAGCATGGTGCGCGTGCGCGACCTGGACGCGTCGCTGCGTTTTTACTGCGAAGGACTGGGTTTGCGCGAAGTGCGCCGCAAGGAAGTGCCGCAAGGCCGGTACACGCTGGTGTTCCTGTCCGCGCCCGGCAGCCCCGAAGCCGAAATCGAACTGACGTACAACTGGGATTCCAACGAGGATTACCGTTCCGCGCGCAACTTCGGCCATCTCGCGTTTCGTGTCGAGGACATCTATGCCACCTGCGCGCGGCTGCAGAAGATGGGTGTCGCCATCAACCGTCCCCCGCGCGACGGCCACATGGCGTTCGTGCGCTCGCCCGACCTGATCTCGATCGAGTTGCTGCAGCAGGGCGATGCGTTGCCGCCGGCCGAGCCATGGAAGTCGATGCCCAATACGGGGAGTTGGTAG
- a CDS encoding Twin-arginine translocation protein TatB, with protein sequence MIELNFGKLLLLAVIALIVLGPEKLPKAARMAGAMLRRLRLGWESVRSEVERELEIEEMRRAAKEAADQADAMRQSATDDVRSAHAAVNDTIAKLADPAVGAAHDDKGQESRHGDA encoded by the coding sequence ATGATCGAGCTCAACTTCGGCAAGCTGCTGCTGCTGGCGGTGATTGCGCTCATCGTGCTCGGTCCCGAGAAACTCCCAAAGGCGGCGCGGATGGCGGGCGCGATGCTGCGGCGCCTGCGGCTCGGCTGGGAGAGCGTGCGCAGCGAGGTCGAACGCGAACTCGAGATCGAGGAAATGCGGCGTGCCGCGAAGGAAGCGGCGGATCAGGCCGACGCGATGCGCCAATCCGCCACCGACGATGTGCGCTCGGCGCATGCGGCGGTGAACGACACGATCGCGAAACTGGCCGATCCTGCCGTTGGCGCCGCGCACGACGACAAGGGTCAGGAGTCCCGCCATGGCGACGCCTGA
- a CDS encoding Rubredoxin — protein MNASIETVVVYRKFMCVVCGFIYDEEAGLPEEGIEPGTRWEDIPDTWTCPDCGVTKDDFEMIEIDG, from the coding sequence ATGAATGCTTCCATCGAAACCGTTGTCGTCTACCGCAAATTCATGTGTGTGGTGTGCGGCTTCATCTACGACGAGGAAGCCGGCCTGCCGGAAGAGGGCATCGAACCCGGCACCCGCTGGGAAGACATTCCCGACACCTGGACGTGCCCGGACTGCGGCGTCACCAAGGACGATTTCGAAATGATCGAGATCGACGGCTGA
- a CDS encoding Twin-arginine translocation protein TatA: MGFDSIWHWLILLVIVLVLFGTSKLTKIGPDLGNAVRGFKKALQGDDEADKAKAAGSSEKLQADPPAGADTKHQEQRDSAESKPGSE; this comes from the coding sequence ATGGGTTTTGACAGCATCTGGCACTGGCTGATCCTGCTCGTGATCGTGCTGGTGCTATTCGGCACCAGCAAGCTGACCAAGATCGGTCCCGATCTCGGCAATGCCGTGCGCGGTTTCAAGAAGGCCTTGCAGGGCGACGACGAAGCCGACAAGGCGAAGGCCGCTGGCAGCAGCGAGAAACTGCAGGCCGATCCGCCTGCCGGCGCCGACACCAAGCACCAGGAACAGCGCGACTCGGCCGAGTCGAAACCCGGGTCTGAATAA
- a CDS encoding Glutamate-1-semialdehyde 2,1-aminomutase, whose product MPSNHQLFQRALNVLPGGVDSPVRAFKSVGGEPFIAARADGPYLWDVEGKRCIDYVGSWGPMIAGHNHPHVHEAVERAVRDGLSYGTPCAAEAELAEAIRTLMPSMEMLRFVNSGTEATMSALRLARGATGRERFVKFEGCYHGHGDSFLVKAGSGALTLGVPDSPGVPKALADLTITLPYNDIDAARALFDEMGKTLACVIVEPVAGNMNCVPPRPGFLQTLRELCTRDGALLIFDEVMTGFRVALGGAQSLYAVTPDLTTLGKVIGGGMPVGAYGGRRDLMEQVAPAGPIYQAGTLSGNPVAMAAGMAMLDLVREPGFHARLSLKTQALCDGLVACAREAGVPFSVNRVGGMFGLFFNAERVESFAQATACDQQAFRRFFHAMLDAGNYFAPSAFEAGFMSMAHTEQDIADTLEAARAAFAAARS is encoded by the coding sequence ATGCCAAGCAATCACCAACTCTTCCAGCGCGCGTTGAACGTCCTGCCCGGCGGCGTCGATTCGCCGGTGCGCGCATTCAAGTCGGTCGGCGGCGAACCGTTCATCGCCGCACGCGCCGATGGCCCTTACCTGTGGGACGTCGAAGGCAAGCGCTGCATCGACTACGTCGGTTCGTGGGGACCGATGATCGCCGGCCACAACCACCCGCACGTGCACGAAGCGGTGGAGCGCGCGGTGCGCGACGGCTTGTCGTACGGCACGCCGTGCGCCGCCGAAGCGGAACTGGCCGAAGCGATCCGCACGCTGATGCCGTCGATGGAAATGCTGCGCTTCGTCAATTCCGGCACCGAGGCCACGATGTCGGCGCTGCGGCTTGCGCGCGGCGCGACCGGGCGCGAGCGCTTCGTGAAGTTCGAAGGCTGCTACCACGGCCACGGCGACTCGTTCCTGGTGAAGGCGGGCTCCGGCGCGCTGACGCTGGGCGTGCCGGATTCGCCCGGCGTACCCAAGGCGCTGGCCGACCTCACCATCACCCTGCCCTACAACGACATCGACGCCGCGCGCGCGCTGTTCGACGAGATGGGCAAGACGCTGGCCTGCGTCATCGTGGAACCGGTCGCCGGCAACATGAACTGCGTGCCGCCGCGGCCGGGTTTTCTGCAAACCCTGCGCGAACTGTGCACGCGCGACGGCGCGCTGCTGATCTTCGACGAAGTGATGACCGGTTTCCGCGTCGCGCTCGGCGGCGCACAATCGCTGTACGCGGTCACCCCCGACCTCACCACGCTCGGCAAGGTGATCGGCGGCGGCATGCCGGTCGGCGCCTACGGTGGACGCCGCGACCTGATGGAACAGGTCGCGCCGGCCGGGCCGATCTACCAGGCCGGCACGCTGTCCGGCAATCCCGTGGCAATGGCGGCGGGAATGGCCATGCTCGATCTGGTGCGCGAACCCGGCTTCCACGCACGACTGTCGCTCAAGACCCAGGCGCTCTGCGACGGCCTCGTCGCCTGCGCGCGAGAAGCCGGCGTGCCGTTTTCCGTCAATCGCGTGGGCGGCATGTTCGGCCTGTTCTTCAATGCCGAAAGAGTCGAATCCTTCGCGCAGGCTACCGCCTGCGACCAGCAGGCATTCCGCCGCTTCTTCCACGCGATGCTGGATGCCGGCAACTATTTCGCGCCCAGCGCCTTCGAGGCCGGCTTCATGTCGATGGCGCACACAGAGCAAGACATCGCCGACACGCTAGAAGCCGCGCGCGCGGCTTTCGCCGCGGCACGTTCCTGA
- a CDS encoding UDP-N-acetylmuramate:L-alanyl-gamma-D-glutamyl-meso-diaminopimelate ligase — MRIHILGICGTFMGGIAALARELGIEVQGSDANVYPPMSDQLRALGITLQEGWSVDHLKPAPDLVVVGNALSRGNPAVEYMLNEGLSYVSGPQWLGEHVLHGREVLAVAGTHGKTTTTGLLAHLLDAAGLAPGFLIGGVPGNFGVSARLGALEPLSLRERGRGEGSGTRSVGLREFVPSSDPAGHHGAFGHGRQISPKGEGNIERSSTVPFVIEADEYDTAFFDKRSKFVHYRPRIAILNNLEYDHADIFPDVAAIQRQFHHLVRTVPGNGKLIVNAEDARLAEVLTMGCWTPVETFGIDAGDWRARMVEADGSVFAVTYRDTPIGEVRWNLLGRHNVMNALAALAAAHAAGVDPESLLPAFATFESVKRRMESLGEANGVHVYDDFAHHPTAIATTLEGLRAKVGKARILVALEPRSNSMRAGAHAAMLAPSLADADRVVLLQRPELPWDAHRVTDALSGRGVTAASVSELIAALASAARPGDHVVFMSNGGFENAPRRFLDALRGS, encoded by the coding sequence GTGCGCATCCACATCCTCGGCATCTGCGGAACCTTCATGGGCGGCATCGCCGCGCTTGCGCGCGAACTCGGCATCGAGGTGCAGGGTTCCGACGCCAACGTGTATCCGCCGATGAGCGACCAGTTGCGTGCGTTGGGCATCACGTTGCAGGAAGGCTGGTCGGTCGATCACCTGAAGCCCGCGCCGGATCTGGTGGTGGTCGGCAACGCCTTGTCGCGCGGCAATCCTGCGGTCGAATACATGTTGAACGAGGGCTTGTCCTACGTTTCCGGTCCGCAGTGGCTGGGCGAGCACGTGTTGCACGGGCGCGAAGTGCTGGCCGTCGCCGGCACCCATGGCAAGACCACCACGACGGGTTTGTTGGCGCACCTGCTCGACGCGGCGGGACTCGCGCCGGGATTCCTTATCGGCGGCGTGCCGGGGAATTTCGGGGTGTCGGCGAGGCTGGGCGCTCTTGAACCCCTCTCCCTCCGGGAGAGGGGCAGGGGTGAGGGTTCGGGCACGCGAAGTGTTGGACTACGCGAGTTCGTACCCTCATCCGACCCTGCGGGCCACCACGGAGCCTTTGGCCATGGACGGCAGATTTCCCCGAAGGGAGAAGGGAATATCGAGCGGTCTTCGACCGTGCCATTTGTGATTGAAGCCGACGAATACGACACCGCGTTCTTCGACAAGCGTTCGAAGTTCGTGCACTACCGGCCGCGCATCGCGATCCTCAACAACCTCGAATACGACCATGCCGACATCTTTCCCGACGTCGCTGCGATCCAGCGCCAGTTCCATCATCTCGTCCGCACGGTGCCGGGCAACGGCAAGCTGATCGTCAATGCCGAGGATGCGCGCCTCGCCGAAGTGCTGACGATGGGTTGCTGGACGCCGGTGGAAACCTTCGGTATCGACGCGGGCGACTGGCGCGCGCGGATGGTCGAAGCGGACGGCTCGGTATTCGCGGTCACGTACAGGGACACGCCGATCGGCGAAGTGCGCTGGAACCTGCTCGGCCGCCACAACGTGATGAACGCGCTGGCGGCGCTGGCCGCCGCACACGCCGCGGGCGTCGATCCGGAATCATTGTTGCCGGCGTTCGCCACGTTCGAAAGCGTCAAGCGCCGGATGGAGTCGCTGGGCGAAGCCAACGGAGTCCATGTCTACGACGATTTCGCGCATCACCCGACCGCGATCGCGACCACGCTGGAAGGACTGCGCGCGAAGGTCGGCAAGGCGCGCATCCTGGTGGCGCTGGAACCGCGCTCGAATTCGATGCGCGCGGGCGCGCACGCCGCGATGCTGGCGCCGTCGCTGGCCGATGCCGACAGGGTGGTGCTGCTGCAGCGTCCGGAGTTGCCATGGGACGCACATCGCGTCACCGACGCGTTGTCGGGGCGCGGGGTCACGGCGGCGTCGGTGTCCGAGTTGATCGCGGCGCTGGCATCCGCAGCGCGCCCCGGCGACCATGTGGTGTTCATGTCCAACGGCGGTTTCGAGAATGCGCCGCGGCGATTCCTGGATGCATTGCGCGGCAGCTAG
- a CDS encoding Cystathionine gamma-lyase has product MTHKFDTLAVHAGAEPDPTTGAIVPPIQLSTTFVHDNPEGLSYQRDDHPTQRRLETALATLEGGERALAFASGMAAVAAVLDTLQRGQRVVVPEDCYVGTRGYVTEVLPERGVEVATVDTTDLEAVRAACAGGIALLWAESPSNPRMRISDLAELAGIAHAHGARFACDNTFATPVLQRPLQLGADIVMHSTTKYFGGHSDVLGGALVFARNDDFAERVAARRLLTGAILSPFSAWLTLRGCRSLPARMALHCANARKVATFLAAHPAIERVHYPGLPDHPNHAVAARQMSDFGAMLSIELRGGYDAALTLARSTKLFINATSLGGCESLIEHRASSEGAHTHSPPGLVRISVGLEDADDLIADLDQALG; this is encoded by the coding sequence ATGACGCACAAGTTCGACACGCTGGCGGTGCACGCCGGCGCCGAGCCCGACCCCACGACCGGCGCGATCGTGCCGCCGATCCAGCTTTCGACCACCTTCGTGCACGACAACCCCGAGGGACTCAGCTACCAGCGCGACGACCACCCGACCCAACGGCGCCTCGAAACCGCACTGGCGACGCTGGAGGGCGGCGAGCGCGCGCTGGCGTTCGCCTCCGGCATGGCGGCGGTCGCGGCGGTGCTGGACACCCTGCAACGCGGGCAGCGCGTCGTGGTTCCGGAAGACTGCTACGTCGGCACGCGCGGTTACGTGACCGAGGTGCTGCCCGAGCGCGGCGTCGAGGTCGCGACGGTGGACACCACCGATCTCGAGGCCGTGCGTGCTGCCTGCGCGGGCGGCATCGCGCTGCTGTGGGCGGAATCGCCGTCGAATCCGCGGATGCGGATCAGCGACCTTGCCGAACTGGCCGGAATCGCGCACGCACACGGCGCACGCTTCGCTTGCGACAACACCTTCGCGACGCCAGTGCTGCAACGTCCGCTGCAACTCGGCGCCGACATCGTGATGCATTCGACCACCAAGTATTTCGGCGGCCATAGTGATGTTTTGGGCGGCGCGCTGGTGTTCGCGCGCAACGACGATTTCGCGGAACGCGTCGCGGCGCGCCGACTGCTCACGGGCGCGATCCTGTCGCCGTTCAGCGCCTGGCTGACGCTGCGCGGCTGCCGCTCGCTGCCGGCGCGGATGGCGCTGCACTGCGCGAACGCGCGCAAGGTCGCGACCTTCCTCGCCGCGCATCCGGCGATCGAACGCGTCCATTACCCGGGCTTGCCGGATCATCCCAACCACGCAGTCGCCGCGCGCCAGATGAGTGATTTCGGCGCGATGTTGAGTATCGAATTGCGCGGCGGCTACGACGCGGCTTTGACGCTCGCGCGCAGCACCAAGCTCTTCATCAACGCGACCTCGCTGGGCGGTTGCGAGTCGCTGATCGAGCACCGCGCATCCAGCGAAGGCGCGCACACCCACTCGCCGCCGGGACTGGTGCGGATATCGGTCGGACTGGAAGACGCCGACGATCTGATTGCCGATCTGGATCAAGCGCTGGGCTGA